Genomic DNA from Candidatus Sulfurimonas marisnigri:
TAAAAGCTAATTATGAAATTATCACAACTAAAACTTGCAACACCGTATATGGATTTGGATTCTATTTTTTTTGACGAGGTTGAACCGACACCACTAAAAAAACCTTTTCTTATATCTGTCTCACAAGATGCAGCAAAACTTTTAGGGATTGAAGATGATATAAGTCTAGATGAAAATCTTGTTAATATTGTAAATGGTAGCCATAAACTAAAAGGCTCAAAAACTTTTTCCATGTGTTACGCAGGTCATCAATTTGGTTACTTTGTTCCTCGTCTTGGTGATGGCAGAGCAATCAATCTAGGCAAAGTAAATGGACAAAACCTACAGCTAAAAGGGGCAGGGCTAACTCTTTATTCACGTCAAGGTGATGGAAGAGCTGTTCTTCGCTCTAGTATCCGTGAATACCTTATGTCAGAGGCAATGCATGGTCTTGGTATAGAGACCTCTCGTGCTTTATCTCTTATTGGGAGTGACACCGATGTTGCACGCTCACGCTGGGAGAAGGGTGCAATTGTACTTCGTCTTTCACCAACATGGGTGCGTTTTGGTACTTTTGAATATTTCAACGCAATAGGTGAACATGCAAAGCTTCAAAAGTTAGCAGATTATGTCATAGATGAATCATTTCCTTATCTTAAAGGGGAAGAGGGTGTTTATCTGAAAATGTACGGAGAGATTGTAAAAAATACAGCTAAAACAGTGGCAAAATGGCAGAGTGTAGGATTTAACCATGGAGTTATGAATACTGACAATATGTCTATTGATGGAAGAACCATTGATTATGGCCCTTTCGCATTTTTAGATGACTATGACTCTAATTATATTTGTAATCATACAGATGTCGATGGTCGTTACAGTTTTAAAAACCAGCCAGGAATTGCTCACTGGAATTTACAACAGTTGGCAGTTGCCTTGTCGGCAATTGTAAACCATGATAGTGCCCTAGAAGTATTGGAGAGTTTTGGTGATATTTATGAGAGAGAGTACTTGGCAATTATGTATAAAAAAATGGGTCTTGTTAACTCGTTTGAGAGTGACCTTGAACTATTCAAATGGATG
This window encodes:
- a CDS encoding protein adenylyltransferase SelO, whose protein sequence is MKLSQLKLATPYMDLDSIFFDEVEPTPLKKPFLISVSQDAAKLLGIEDDISLDENLVNIVNGSHKLKGSKTFSMCYAGHQFGYFVPRLGDGRAINLGKVNGQNLQLKGAGLTLYSRQGDGRAVLRSSIREYLMSEAMHGLGIETSRALSLIGSDTDVARSRWEKGAIVLRLSPTWVRFGTFEYFNAIGEHAKLQKLADYVIDESFPYLKGEEGVYLKMYGEIVKNTAKTVAKWQSVGFNHGVMNTDNMSIDGRTIDYGPFAFLDDYDSNYICNHTDVDGRYSFKNQPGIAHWNLQQLAVALSAIVNHDSALEVLESFGDIYEREYLAIMYKKMGLVNSFESDLELFKWMLRALGASPIDYTKFFRLFSRYNGDKTDILELVELQKPMSEWLDAYDKRLEKENLSNENRHKQMLDVNPKYILKNHILQEAIEKAQMHDFSMIEELLTVALSPFEEHSELEYLSKSAPAQSKNLKLSCSS